From a region of the Corallococcus coralloides DSM 2259 genome:
- a CDS encoding NAD(P)-binding domain-containing protein — protein MPDRDPLASTYRPPQGLEALEDALRRDLDILSYPARSWVPPRSTPDGRPILDVLIVGGGQSGLGAAFGLMRERVTNVLVLDDGKDGFHGPWKTFARMITLRTPKYLTGPDYNIPNLSFRAWYEAQHGVEGFQQVALIPKELWADYLLWYRRVLGIPVKCGTKAGALSWRKDLDCFEVPAAHNGETEFLLARKVVLATGIDGSGRWEAPPEVQPLPRALWAHTHDPIDFAALKGKRVGVLGAGASAFDNASVALESGVGQVDLFYRRKKLPNVNPYRWAEFAGFLRHHGDLPDAQRWRFIRQIIDMGQLPPRDTFERARRHPHFHLHAESPWVEVKAQDGMAVVRTPHATHAFDFLIIASGFTTDLSLRPELQELHPHIALWKDRFTPQENERHADLLRHPYLGPSFEFQEKQPGTAPWIGGVFNYTFGCLLSLGFGGASISGMKYSLPRLVGGITKQLYLDDSERHFRALADYATTEFET, from the coding sequence ATGCCCGACCGCGACCCGCTGGCTTCGACGTATCGTCCACCGCAGGGACTGGAGGCGTTGGAAGACGCCCTCCGCCGCGACCTGGACATCCTGTCGTACCCCGCCCGCAGCTGGGTGCCACCGCGCTCCACGCCAGACGGACGTCCCATCCTGGACGTGCTCATCGTGGGCGGAGGCCAGAGCGGGCTGGGCGCCGCGTTCGGGCTGATGCGCGAGCGCGTGACGAACGTGCTCGTGCTGGACGATGGGAAGGACGGCTTCCACGGGCCCTGGAAGACGTTCGCGCGGATGATCACCCTGCGCACGCCCAAGTACCTCACCGGTCCGGACTACAACATCCCCAACCTCTCCTTCCGCGCCTGGTACGAGGCGCAGCACGGCGTGGAGGGCTTCCAGCAGGTGGCCCTCATCCCGAAGGAGCTGTGGGCGGACTACCTCCTCTGGTACCGGCGCGTGCTGGGCATCCCGGTGAAGTGCGGCACCAAGGCGGGCGCGCTGAGCTGGCGCAAGGACCTGGACTGCTTCGAGGTCCCCGCCGCGCACAACGGCGAGACGGAGTTCCTCCTCGCGCGCAAGGTGGTGCTGGCCACCGGCATCGACGGCTCCGGCCGCTGGGAGGCGCCGCCAGAGGTGCAGCCGCTGCCGCGCGCGCTGTGGGCGCACACGCATGACCCCATCGACTTCGCCGCGCTGAAGGGCAAGCGCGTGGGCGTGCTGGGCGCGGGGGCCTCCGCGTTCGACAACGCCTCCGTGGCGCTGGAGTCGGGCGTGGGACAGGTGGACCTGTTCTACCGCCGCAAGAAGCTTCCCAACGTGAACCCCTACCGCTGGGCGGAGTTCGCGGGCTTCCTGCGCCACCACGGCGACCTGCCGGACGCGCAGCGCTGGCGCTTCATCCGGCAGATCATCGACATGGGCCAGCTGCCGCCGCGTGACACCTTCGAGCGCGCCCGCCGCCACCCGCACTTCCACCTGCACGCGGAGAGCCCCTGGGTGGAGGTGAAGGCGCAGGACGGCATGGCCGTGGTGCGCACGCCGCACGCGACGCACGCGTTCGACTTCCTCATCATCGCGTCCGGCTTCACCACGGACCTGTCGCTGCGGCCGGAGCTTCAGGAGCTGCACCCGCACATCGCGCTGTGGAAGGATCGCTTCACGCCGCAGGAGAACGAACGGCACGCGGACCTGCTGCGCCACCCGTACCTGGGCCCCTCCTTCGAGTTCCAGGAGAAGCAGCCCGGCACCGCGCCGTGGATTGGCGGCGTGTTCAACTACACCTTCGGGTGCCTGCTCTCGTTGGGCTTCGGCGGTGCCAGCATCTCCGGCATGAAGTACAGCCTGCCCCGCCTGGTGGGCGGCATCACCAAACAGCTCTACCTGGATGACAGCGAGCGCCACTTCCGCGCGCTCGCGGATTACGCAACGACGGAGTTCGAGACGTGA
- the allB gene encoding allantoinase AllB — protein sequence MSASGVTVFRGERVVTPEGTRAAAVVVRDGRIEGIHATVDVPRDAQVVELGRDALLPGIVDSHAHINEPGRTDWEGFATATAAAAAGGITTVVDMPLNSIPATTSLAALRTKAEAASGQCAIDYGLWGGVIPGNAHELQAMVDAGAPGFKCFLVHSGVDEFPAATREVLDAAMPILAKAGVPLLVHAELTDHEPPFAGDVRAYASYLASRPAAWEVDAIRMMIDLCRKHRGPVHIVHLSAADALDDIAKAKAEGLPFTVETCPHYLTFTAEEIEAGATHFKCAPPIREAANRERLWDAVKSGLIDLVVSDHSPCTPALKKLEAGDFSGAWGGIAGLQLSVSAVWTGMRAHGLGLDALVDRMAHRTAKLAGLSGRKGAIRPGLDADFVVFAPEARFKVAPEDIRHRHRLTPYAGRELEGRVMRTYLRGQRIFDATEGLTGPRIGQWLPRG from the coding sequence GTGAGTGCTTCGGGTGTGACGGTGTTTCGCGGCGAGCGCGTGGTGACCCCCGAAGGCACGCGCGCCGCGGCGGTGGTGGTGCGTGACGGGCGCATCGAAGGCATCCACGCGACGGTGGACGTGCCCAGGGACGCGCAGGTGGTGGAGCTGGGCCGGGACGCGCTCCTGCCCGGCATCGTGGACAGCCACGCGCACATCAACGAGCCCGGCCGCACGGACTGGGAGGGCTTCGCCACGGCGACGGCCGCGGCGGCGGCGGGCGGCATCACCACCGTGGTGGACATGCCGCTCAACTCCATCCCCGCCACCACGTCCCTGGCCGCGCTGCGCACCAAGGCGGAGGCCGCGTCCGGCCAGTGCGCCATCGACTATGGCCTGTGGGGCGGCGTCATCCCCGGCAACGCCCACGAGCTCCAGGCGATGGTCGACGCGGGCGCGCCGGGCTTCAAGTGCTTCCTCGTGCACTCGGGCGTGGACGAGTTCCCCGCCGCCACGCGCGAGGTGCTGGACGCAGCCATGCCCATCCTCGCCAAGGCGGGCGTGCCGCTGCTGGTCCACGCGGAGCTGACGGACCATGAGCCGCCGTTCGCGGGCGACGTGCGCGCCTACGCCAGCTACCTCGCGTCCCGTCCGGCCGCGTGGGAGGTGGACGCCATCCGGATGATGATCGACCTGTGCCGCAAGCACCGCGGCCCGGTGCACATCGTCCACCTGTCCGCGGCGGACGCGCTGGACGACATCGCGAAGGCGAAGGCGGAAGGGCTGCCCTTCACGGTGGAGACGTGCCCGCACTACCTCACCTTCACCGCGGAGGAGATTGAAGCCGGCGCCACGCATTTCAAGTGCGCCCCGCCCATCCGCGAGGCGGCCAACCGCGAGCGGCTGTGGGACGCGGTGAAGAGCGGCCTCATCGACCTGGTGGTGTCGGACCACTCGCCCTGTACGCCCGCGCTCAAGAAGCTGGAGGCCGGGGACTTCTCCGGCGCGTGGGGCGGCATCGCCGGCTTGCAGCTCAGCGTGTCCGCGGTGTGGACGGGCATGCGCGCGCACGGCCTGGGCCTGGACGCGCTGGTGGACCGCATGGCGCACCGCACCGCGAAGCTGGCCGGATTGTCGGGGCGCAAAGGAGCCATCCGGCCGGGGCTGGACGCGGACTTCGTCGTCTTCGCCCCGGAGGCGCGCTTCAAGGTGGCGCCGGAGGACATCCGCCACCGGCACCGGCTGACGCCCTACGCGGGGCGCGAGCTGGAAGGCCGGGTGATGAGGACATACCTGCGCGGCCAGCGTATCTTCGACGCCACCGAGGGACTGACGGGCCCGCGCATCGGCCAGTGGCTGCCGCGCGGATAA